The genome window TGATGACAAAGGATGGACTTGTGACGGCACCAGTCGGAACCACCTTGCAACAGGCTGAAGAAATCCTGCAAAAGCACAAGATTGAAAAGCTTCCATTGGTGGACGAGCATAACATCCTAAAGGGACTTATCACCATCAAGGATATCGAGAAAGCGATCCAGTACCCGAATGCCGCAAAAGATCCGCAGGGCCGCTTATTGTGCGGCGCGGCTGTAGGAGTTTCTGGCGATACATTCGAGCGTGCAGCGGCTCTGGTGAAGTCTGGTGTGGATGTGCTCGTAGTAGATACGGCCCATGGCCACTCCAAAGGCGTAATTGAAACGGTAAAAGAAATTCGAAAAGCATATCCTACCCTTACCATCGTCGCAGGAAACGTGGCTACTGGCGAGGCGACTCGCGAATTGATTGAAGCAGGTGCTTCCGTAGTTAAAGTAGGGATTGGACCAGGCTCGATTTGCACGACCCGTGTCGTCGCAGGTATCGGGGTGCCGCAGATTACAGCGATCTACGATTGTGCCCGAGTAGCGCGGGAATACAATATTCCAATTATTGCCGACGGGGGCATTAAATACTCCGGTGATTTGCCAAAAGCCATCGGCGCAGGCGCTTCTGCGATCATGATCGGTAGCCTGTTCGCTGGAACGGAAGAAAGCCCAGGGGAATTTGAAATTTACCAAGGCCGTCGCTTCAAGGTTTATCGCGGTATGGGTTCCATCGGTGCGATGAAAGCGGGAAGCAAAGATCGGTATTTCCAGGAAAATGAACAAAAGCTGGTTCCAGAAGGCATCGAAGGCCGTGTTCCTTACAAAGGCCCATTGGCAGACGTCACGTTCCAAATGATCGGCGGTCTGCGTGCCGGAATGGGGTATTGCGGAGCGAAAACCATCAACGATTTGATCGAAAATGCTCAGTTCGTTCGAATCACAGGCGCTGGCTTGCGTGAGAGCCATCCACATGACGTGCAAATCACGAAAGAGGCTCCAAACTACTCAATTTCCTAGGAAACAATATAGTTCAGAGGACCTAAAACCCCCTTTCCTTCTAGTGAAAGGGGGTTTTTTCTAAGGTTTGCCATGAATTACAGTCCGAAACAAGCTTCAAGCCTGCCTATAAACTATGGTAAACTGAAAATGGTGTGTGCGCTTAGCAGGAAGACTAGTATCGACAGAAATGGGAGAGTGAGAGAATCTAATGAAACGAAAGACATGGACAAAGCGTTTGACAGGTCTGTTCCTTTCTGTCGCTGTATTCGCTACAGCAATGGGAGGAGCTGCGACAAAGGCCAATGCAGCACCTGCAGCCGATCTACAACTGGCAGCCAAATCTGCCATTCTCTTAGAAGCATCAACAGGTAAAATCCTGTATAGCGTCAATCCTGACGTTCCACTGCCACCTGCCAGCATGAGTAAAATGATGTCGGAGTACCTGGTGCAAGAGGCGGTTAAGCAAAAGAAAATCAAATGGGACGAGCAAGTACCCGTGAGTGAATACGCGTTTTATGTGGCGAAAATTTCTGACGCATCTGGCGTTTATCTGAACGCTGGGGAATCGTTTACCGTACGTGAACTGTACCAGGCAATGGCTGTTGTTTCAGCAAACGATGCTACGGTTCTGTTGGCAGAAAAAGTAGCCGGCAGCGAGCCAAACTTTGTGCAAATGATGAACAAAAAAGCAAAAGAATTGGGAATGACCAATACGTCTTTTGTAACATCTACGGGTCTGCCCGCAAATGAACTGGGTCCATACTCCGTTCAAACCGATCAAGTGGAAAACCTGATGTCTGCTCGTGACTCCGCGATCTTGGCCCGTGCCTTGATTCGTGATTTCCCGGAAGCGGTAGAGGTATCCAAAATCCCTCGCTTTACGTTCCGTGCAGGGAAACCGGATGAGTTGAAAAAAGCAAACTACAACTGGATGCTGCCTGACCTGAATAACTACTATCCAGGAGCAGACGGTCTGAAAACAGGATATACCCAAGCGGCAGGATACTGCTTCACTGGTACGGCTACACGGGACAACATGCGCCTGATTTCCGTTGTGATGGGTACCGGCAGTGAAACCAAACGCTTTGTAGAAACCAAAAAGCTGTTTGACTATGGCTTTAGCAACTTCAAACTGACAAAGCAAATGGACAAAGGAGCGGCAATCAAAGGCTTCGAGACTGCGCCGGTGAAAAACGGTGTGGAGCTGGAGGTCAGCGCTCAGGCAGGCAGTGAGGTAAACGTGCTGACCAAAATTGGTTCGGAAGCAAAATTCACCCCGACCGTAACCTTCCAAGAGCTGACCGCACCCATCAAGCAAGGCCAAATAATCGGTAAGCTTGTCTTGAAAGAAGAAGGTGCCAAGGACAGCGATTATTTGCAGGCAGAAGATGCAGCAAAATCCGGAATTGACGTCGTGGCTAGCCAGGAAGTCGAAGAAGGCAGCTGGATTCGACTGTTCTTCCGGAGCATCATTCAGTTCTTCAGCAACCTGTTTAGCAGCGCAACAGGCAAGTAAAATAGAACCAGTCCCCATCTCCATGCGAGGTGGGGATTTTTTTGCATTTTTATGGCTGTGAGAAATAAGGGTTGTTTTTTTCAGTATGTTTCGTTTACAATGACCTTATCAACGAACCATAACACCACAGAACAGTTCGACATCTAACTTCATGATATAGGGGGAAACGAAATGGTACAGGTAGGAACATCCCGCGTGAAAAAAGGTATGGCTGAAATGCAAAAAGGCGGCGTCATCATGGACGTGATCAATGCTGAGCAAGCGAAAATTGCCGAGGCTGCTGGTGCGGTGGCAGTCATGGCACTGGAGCGCGTGCCTTCTGACATTCGTGCAGCAGGCGGCGTAGCGCGTATGGCTGATCTGGGCATCGTAGAGGAAGTATTGAACGCTGTATCGATTCCTGTTATGGCAAAAGCGCGTATCGGTCATTTCGTGGAAGCGCGTGTTCTGGAATCCATGGGGGTAGATTACCTCGATGAGAGCGAAGTACTGACTCCTGCGGATGATTTGTACCATATCAATAAAAAAGAGTTCACTGTACCGTTCGTATGTGGTGCGCGTGATCTGGGTGAAGCACTGCGCCGTATCGGCGAAGGCGCATCCATGATCCGCACAAAAGGGGAGCCAGGGACCGGAAACATTGTGGAAGCAGTTCGTCATATGCGCACAATGATGGCTCAAATTCGCAAGGTTCAGGCGATGTCTTACGACGAATTGATGGCGGAAGCAAAAAATCTGGGTGCTCCTTACGAGCTGCTGGAACAAGTACACAAGACAGGCAAGCTGCCAGTCGTTAACTTCGCAGCAGGCGGGGTAGCGACTCCTGCAGATGCGGCTCTGATGATGCAGCTTGGTTCCGACGGCGTGTTCGTAGGGTCCGGTATCTTCAAATCCGAAAATCCGGAGAAATTTGCTCGCGCGATTGTGGAAGCAACCACTCACTATGATGATTACGAGCTGATCGCTCGCGTATCCAAAGGATTGGGCAGCGCCATGACAGGCATTGAAATCTCCAAAATTCGTGAAGCGGACCGTATGCAAGACCGCGGCTGGTAAGGTGAACGCTATGAAAATCGGTGTATTGGCCCTTCAGGGTGCAGTAGCGGAACACGTTCGAATGCTGGAGGAGGCAGGGGCAACAGCTGTTTCCGTGAAGAAAGTGGAAGAGCTGGATGACCTGGACGGCTTGGTCATTCCGGGCGGAGAAAGCACGACGATCAGCAAGCTCATGCACAAATACGGGTTCATGGAAGCGGTACGCGATTTTGGGAAAGCGAAAAAACCGATCTTTGGCACTTGCGCAGGGGCGATCCTGCTGGCGAATCGGATCAACGGCCAAGAGGATGTTCACCTCGGTTTGATGGACATCAAGGTCGAACGAAATGCTTTTGGCCGTCAGAAGGAAAGCTTTGAAGTCGAAATGCCGATTGCGGGTGTCGCTGCTGATTATCCGGCTGTTTTCATCCGAGCTCCTTATATCATGGAGGTAGGGGAAAACGGTCAGGTACTCGCGAAGTACGAGGACAAAATCGTAGTCGCAAGAGATGGCCATTACTTGGCCGCCGCGTTCCATCCTGAATTGACAGAAGACAATCGCTTGCACCGGTACTTCCTCGATATGGTGAAGGAGTATCGCAGCTAATTCATCTGTTAGCGAAAACAGGACCTGCATCGAAATGGTGCGGGTCTTTCTTGTAGAGTCCCCTCTTGGAAAAAACGGGTAACTGCCAGACAGCCGCCCTTTACACAGGTATAGAACCTGTAGTACAGTAAACAATAGAATCATGAGTGAATGAGAGAATGCGATGATGAGAACAAGTACTTCGTAAGTGCCTGGCTTAGAGAGTCGGTGGATGGTGCAAACCGAACCGGTGTACGAAGGAATCCATCTCGGAGTGGCAAAGGATCAACTTTGTCCGGCACCGTCCCGTTATGACGGAAGAGTGGACCGATGCGAGCAGTAAGACGCATTTGTCAACGAGGGTGGCAACGCGGGTATACAACACTCGTCCCTTACCAGGGGACGGGTGTTTTTTATTTTCGAAAATCGATTCGGAGGGGTTCTCACATGTTGGACGTAAAAGTACTGCGCCAGGACCTGGAGGAAGTAAGACGCCGCTTGGAACATCGGAATGAAGATATTTCGGCGCTGGATCAATTTGCAGAAGTAGATGAAAAAAGACGCCAGGTGATTCAAGAAGCCGATGCGTTGAAAAACAAGCGCAACAATGTATCCGAGCAAGTAGCGGTGATGAAGCGCAACAAGGAAAATGCCGATCATCTGATCGCGGAAATGAAAGAAGTAAACGAGCGCATCAAAGTGCTCGATGAGGAATTGCGTCAGCTGGATGAGCAACAGGAAATGATTTTGCTCAGCTTGCCTAACCTCCCGCACGAAAGCACTCCGATCGGGACATCGGAAGACGACAATGTGGTTGCCTGGACATGGGGTGAGCCTCGCAGCTTCGAGTTTGAGGCAAAACCACACTGGGATCTCGCCAGCCAAGCCGGTATCCTCGATTTTGAAACAGCGGCAAAGGTAACAGGAAGCCGATTCGTGTTCTACAAAGGTTTGGGTGCTCGTCTGGAGCGCGCTTTGATGAACTTCATGATGGATCTGCATGCCAACGAGCACGGCTATGAAGAAGTGATCCCGCCATATATCGTCAACCGTACGAGCATGACAGGAACCGGTCAATTGCCGAAGTTTGAAGAAGACGCGTTTAAACTGGAAGGACCTGATTACTTCCTGATTCCGACCGCTGAGGTGCCAGTGACCAACATGCACCGCGACGAAATCATGGACGGAGCAGACCTCCCTCGTTATTATGCGGCATTCAGTGCTTGTTTCCGCTCGGAGGCAGGTTCGGCAGGTCGTGATACACGCGGGTTGATTCGCCAGCACCAATTTAACAAAGTCGAGCTCGTGAAATTCGCCAAGCCGGAAGATTCGTATGATGAGCTGGATAAACTGGTGAAAAATGCAGAGAAAGTCTTGCAGCTCTTGGGCTTGCCGTACCGTGTCCTGAGCATGTGCACTGGCGATCTGGGCTTTACAGCTGCCAAAAAATTTGACCTCGAAGTATGGATTCCGAGCAACAACACGTATCGCGAAATCTCGTCGTGCTCGAACTTCGAAGACTTCCAGGCTCGTCGTGCAAACATTCGCTTCCGCCGCGATACCAAATCGAAGCCTGAATTCGTGCATACTCTGAATGGATCGGGCCTTGCGATTGGCCGTACCGTTGCTGCGATCTTGGAAAATTACCAAGAAGCAGACGGAACGATCATCATTCCAGATGTGCTGCGTCCGTATATGGGCGGAGTGGAAAAAATCTCTCCGAAATAAGAAGTGAATTTGACGTGCAGAACAGCTCTTGATCCATCGGGATTAGGGCTGTTTTTGTGTTGTAATACAGAAGGAAAAATTTAAAAATTGTGTGTTGCACTGTACCAATCCCTGTTATATAATAAAAACAAATCTTAAGAATATTGTTTTAATACAGAATGTGGAGGGAATGGAATATGGACTGCTACCGTTGCGAGGGAAACGGCGAACAAAGTTGCACAAGATGTGGAGGAGTAGGTCACGATGAAAATGGGGCGGCTTGCCACTATTGTCTGGGCGATGGGCATGTCACCTGCAGCCATTGCAGCGGAAGCGGGTATCAGGAGTAACACCATTTTTTTTGCACCTTCTGTACTATAATACAAAGTTAATTATGAATCTGTATCATAATAACGTTTCTCTGATGGAGGAGGAGCTATCTTGACCACGATTCCGACTAATCCTTACCCCCTGGAGCTCGGCATTACAGGAGAATGGCATGACGGCTATCGCGACATTCTCACGCCGGAAGCCATCCAGTTCATCACCCGGCTGGAAAAGACGTTTGGAGACAGAAGACAGCGATTGCTTGCGCAAAGACAGGAGCGGCAACTGAGAATCGATGCGGGAGAGCTGCCAGATTTTCTGCCAGAGACGGCGGAGATTCGAAAAGGAGATTGGACAGTAGCTCCACTGCCAGCCGATTTGATGGATCGGCGTGTAGAAATTACTGGGCCAGCCGGTGACAGGAAAATGGTCATC of Brevibacillus choshinensis contains these proteins:
- the guaB gene encoding IMP dehydrogenase, which translates into the protein MREDKFVKEGLTFDDVLLIPAKSEVLPRDVDLKTKLSDSVTLNIPLISAGMDTVTESALAIAMARQGGIGIVHKNMTIEQQASEVDRVKRSESGVITNPFSLSQDHTVADADALMGKYRISGVPIVDDDKHLIGILTNRDLRFVHDFTTPIRDVMTKDGLVTAPVGTTLQQAEEILQKHKIEKLPLVDEHNILKGLITIKDIEKAIQYPNAAKDPQGRLLCGAAVGVSGDTFERAAALVKSGVDVLVVDTAHGHSKGVIETVKEIRKAYPTLTIVAGNVATGEATRELIEAGASVVKVGIGPGSICTTRVVAGIGVPQITAIYDCARVAREYNIPIIADGGIKYSGDLPKAIGAGASAIMIGSLFAGTEESPGEFEIYQGRRFKVYRGMGSIGAMKAGSKDRYFQENEQKLVPEGIEGRVPYKGPLADVTFQMIGGLRAGMGYCGAKTINDLIENAQFVRITGAGLRESHPHDVQITKEAPNYSIS
- a CDS encoding D-alanyl-D-alanine carboxypeptidase family protein, which translates into the protein MKRKTWTKRLTGLFLSVAVFATAMGGAATKANAAPAADLQLAAKSAILLEASTGKILYSVNPDVPLPPASMSKMMSEYLVQEAVKQKKIKWDEQVPVSEYAFYVAKISDASGVYLNAGESFTVRELYQAMAVVSANDATVLLAEKVAGSEPNFVQMMNKKAKELGMTNTSFVTSTGLPANELGPYSVQTDQVENLMSARDSAILARALIRDFPEAVEVSKIPRFTFRAGKPDELKKANYNWMLPDLNNYYPGADGLKTGYTQAAGYCFTGTATRDNMRLISVVMGTGSETKRFVETKKLFDYGFSNFKLTKQMDKGAAIKGFETAPVKNGVELEVSAQAGSEVNVLTKIGSEAKFTPTVTFQELTAPIKQGQIIGKLVLKEEGAKDSDYLQAEDAAKSGIDVVASQEVEEGSWIRLFFRSIIQFFSNLFSSATGK
- the pdxS gene encoding pyridoxal 5'-phosphate synthase lyase subunit PdxS, which encodes MVQVGTSRVKKGMAEMQKGGVIMDVINAEQAKIAEAAGAVAVMALERVPSDIRAAGGVARMADLGIVEEVLNAVSIPVMAKARIGHFVEARVLESMGVDYLDESEVLTPADDLYHINKKEFTVPFVCGARDLGEALRRIGEGASMIRTKGEPGTGNIVEAVRHMRTMMAQIRKVQAMSYDELMAEAKNLGAPYELLEQVHKTGKLPVVNFAAGGVATPADAALMMQLGSDGVFVGSGIFKSENPEKFARAIVEATTHYDDYELIARVSKGLGSAMTGIEISKIREADRMQDRGW
- the pdxT gene encoding pyridoxal 5'-phosphate synthase glutaminase subunit PdxT, with the translated sequence MKIGVLALQGAVAEHVRMLEEAGATAVSVKKVEELDDLDGLVIPGGESTTISKLMHKYGFMEAVRDFGKAKKPIFGTCAGAILLANRINGQEDVHLGLMDIKVERNAFGRQKESFEVEMPIAGVAADYPAVFIRAPYIMEVGENGQVLAKYEDKIVVARDGHYLAAAFHPELTEDNRLHRYFLDMVKEYRS
- the serS gene encoding serine--tRNA ligase, which produces MLDVKVLRQDLEEVRRRLEHRNEDISALDQFAEVDEKRRQVIQEADALKNKRNNVSEQVAVMKRNKENADHLIAEMKEVNERIKVLDEELRQLDEQQEMILLSLPNLPHESTPIGTSEDDNVVAWTWGEPRSFEFEAKPHWDLASQAGILDFETAAKVTGSRFVFYKGLGARLERALMNFMMDLHANEHGYEEVIPPYIVNRTSMTGTGQLPKFEEDAFKLEGPDYFLIPTAEVPVTNMHRDEIMDGADLPRYYAAFSACFRSEAGSAGRDTRGLIRQHQFNKVELVKFAKPEDSYDELDKLVKNAEKVLQLLGLPYRVLSMCTGDLGFTAAKKFDLEVWIPSNNTYREISSCSNFEDFQARRANIRFRRDTKSKPEFVHTLNGSGLAIGRTVAAILENYQEADGTIIIPDVLRPYMGGVEKISPK